TCGCATGACACCTAATAATCAAAGTCAGACACAAGCTGAGGTGGTCAAAAAAGAATACATACATTTCATGAGATAGTCATTTTCGGCGATCTTCTCAGGGGTTCCACCCTTCTCGATGTTAGCGAAGAGAGCCATGAGGATGTTCTCCGCAAATGGCCTGATATCAGCCTGAGTGAACCTAATCACCATTTCTGTCAGATTTTGAAGGCAGTTTTCTGATGGACCGTAGGCTCACAATGTCTGTCTCTCAACCTTAATAAATAGTATGCGCTCAATGGTAATAGCAGCATAGGAAGAGATAACATAATTATCGGAGGCAAGGTGTTGGACAAGGAGGGGGAGAACCGAGACAAGTTGATCCTTGGTAAGCTGTCGGCTAATTAGTGAATCTACGTTGATGAAGTTAAGCTTAGCCGACTGACCTGGTTGCGGAAAGTATACAAAAATTTGATAGCATCAACAGTGAGAATAGGATGAACCGAACCCGGAGCGGCTTGCAAATCTGAAAAGACATTCTGGCCGAAAAAGTCAACAACATCGACAAGCACGTTTGTGGAGGTGACACCAAGCTACATTACAGTTAGTGTAAAACCGTCGTGATAGTAACGTATACCTCACCTGTTGAGTAGATCCTCGGGAAGCAATGGAAGTCAACAGATAAATGGCAGTGTCTTTGGACTTCCAGTTTCCCACTGGATTTTTGGAGTACTCTTGGAGGAACACGGAAATGTAACCTTTGACAATGCCCGTAACTTCCTTTTCAAATAACTCCATGAGTGCACGAGTGAAGTCAGTAGCAGCCTGTCGTCGAGTGTCGCTTTCTGATCAGTGAGTTAGTGTAAGTTCCTTCCATGACACTTACCAGTGGAAGGCTCAAGATCACGTCGAATGTACTCCATCGGGTCGTCTTCGAacatttcttcttcatgcTCTAAACCTGGCGTTATTTATGCTCTTTCTACAAAGGGCAACTCACCCCTAATGGCCATGTTGGGAAGAATAATCTTTTCGCAGAAAGCATTCAATGTTTCGGGAGCAGCAAACATGGCACGGTGATTGCCCATTTTCACCACAACAGACAAGAACCTCAATGCACGAGAGACAAGCTAGCAAAGTACACGAGTTAGAATGTGTATTCTGACACAGTTGCTGTCACTCACCACATCCTCCCTGGTGCTAGTGCCAACACGCGTCAACATATTCCAGACGCCGTCCACAAAGCTTCCCAATTGGGTGAAGACATCCGAGTACTTCTGGGCATACAATTCAGCTATTTCGCAGATGGACGAGCGGATTTTTTGCAAAGGTCCGGGAGCCTCGTCGTCATCGTCACCCTTGAGCTCCTCCACTTCCCAGTCCAGATACTTCCTCAACCATCCAGGTTGATCGCCTCCCATGAACTCAGTCATGTGATCCTCAAAGAATGGAGGTAGATCTTGACTAGATAAGTCATGGAATAGTTGGAtaaggagaagaagggtttGCCCCAAAAGCTGAATGGAAGAGTTGGTAGGAAGGGATGCAGGAGGAGTTTGAAGCAGTTGATCGACATGCTGGAAAAGATGGTAGTATGGCTCACAAAAACGAGACAACACAAAGTTAATCTCGCTGTAAAGCTCATTGGTGCGAAATTGAGATCTCCAGCTAAACATGAAATCAGAAAGGCGTGCCGATGGGACAGAACTTTTTAATAGACCTACCGCTTAAAGATAGAGTGAGCTGTGGCCAAGACGCCGTTGTTAATGACAAAGTTATCCGGCGTGAGTGAGTTCACAAGTTCCTGCAAAGGGAATGAGTAATCGTATGATGAGGTTGCTACAACCTACGTCGCAGAGACCTTCCCATTCACTGGGAAAATCCAGAGCAGCAATGTGGCTCAGGCCCTCTCCGATCTGGCTCTGTAGTCGTGACGTCTGAGGCGTACCCAAGGCAATCATCATAGGGACAAGTTGAGATTTAATGGCTGTTTTGTCAGCTGAATTAATTTGCGTCTCCTAGAGAATGGAATGCAGTCAGTGAATGTTGTTGCAACTCAACACGATTGAAACGCCGGACGAGGACATACCTCATCCCCAGACCAAAGTCTCTTGACAGTGTTCTTGAAGTATACACCGCCAGCCTGCCTCACAACCATATCAACCGAGTCAGCTTTGACGAGCTCGAGAACGAGCAACAGGAAGCCCTGTTGACCCTCCGCCTGACGAAGGGACTCTTCGGCAGAACGGCGGGTATGAGCATCTGGAGAGACAGTGGAAGAGAGGTAGTTTGTGAGGTGGGAGAGTGTTTCCGGAGTGGCCTGCATTTTCGTAGGCTTTTTCGTGAAGATATGGAGGGAAGAGCCGAAAAAAAGTAGGGAAGTAGTTGCAGTGAGCTGGAACTGGGCGGATGAATTATTTGATTTTGCCTTTCGTTGCTCGGCGGGCACCACTACTAATAACACCACCAACAACTCGCACCACGCGTTGTTGGTATTATGAACATGATTTGATCCCGCCGTTTGTCTCGCTGATTTTACTCAATTTACTTCTTACGTATATTATATATTTTAACCGTTGTTCGAGTTATTGTCTTTACGCAACCATTCACTTGTCCTATTGTACTGGGAGCATATGCTCAGATTAGGGCATGGCGTGGACAACATTATGGGCAGGATTGCGAGAAAAAAAGGCTCTCCACGTCCCATTGATTGAATTCATTCCCCACGCATATCATTATTTCTTATTATGTGTCGATGATCATACATAATAACTAATTCTAACCAAGGCTGTTCATACACCGACGTGGCCGTTTTCATGATAGTCCTATATTTGACCATTATGTTAATCAATGCCACACCTAATAGGCATAGCACATGAGTTTTTTGGAGCATCCAAAGGACTTCGTTTCGACAAGCTTATGGTCCTTCGGGACGATCTGCTATCACGGATCACATTATCGCATTATCACATCACACTATCACAAAAATCTCCTTGCTTCCAGGTCGTTTATACCCGTCGATGTTCTTAAATCGGCAACAGGATCGAGAGAAGGTCAGTTGAGGGTCACAGTATGACAAAGACCCGGGGTAGAAAGTGGTATGCTGGAGTCTCTGAGTTCTCAGATTTCTGATAGGGTGCTCGTCCTTGGGAAGAGCAGGCCCCTCAATGCTCTTTCGCTGTGAAGGTGAGAAGTTCTGAGATTGGGATAAAGAATCTTCTCTACCACCAACCACTCCCATCTCCGCTCTCTCGAAAGCGCTGGTGCCCAATGAAAGTCAGAATTGCATTTTCTCGCAGATTACTGCTGCTCTCGACGAGCTTTGGAAGCAGGTACAGAATCCATTGGAGTCGAATGATCCGGGCTCTGGAGGATGCAATaatgaagcaaaaaagattTGCTGTATGGAATGGCAAGGGTGACCTATTACGAAAGTAGTATTATTAATTAAGTAATGAATTGTTGTGGAATCGTCCGCAAAAGCCCGTCATGATGATTGATGATGTATGTTTAAGAACAAAGAGATAAATGGTAAATCATGTATGCGAATGGCAACAGGTGATTAGCATCGGGCCGAGATATGAAAGGAGGTGGCGTCTGGTGCTAAAAGGCAAAACGTGCCTTACATTGTTGGATTACTCGTAATAATTCTACCTCCTCCCTATGAAAGAGCGGCGCTGGCCGCGAACTAGTGGAGCGGTGAATCGTCTCAACGGCGATCACGCGGAGAACGCGGAGGACGAACGGCGACGGCGAAGTTGCCCTGAGTATGTCCGTCAAGAACTCAGTCAGGGAGCAAGCATGCATCTTCAGGATGGATTACATATAAATAGGGTGTATAGAGTAATATAAGACTTGTCTGTATGTAGAAATTTATCCCTGTACGGCTGAGACACTCTGTCATCACATCACTATCGTCATCGCGAACAATCTCTCCCACTCGCTTTCTCGCCTAACTACATCTATCACCTCATCCAGCAGGTCGAATTGCAACAAGATTTACCTAAACGGGGTCGCTAGATAATAGTCTTGGTACTTGTTCAACATACCTTGACACCCTTCCTTCGTCTGTGGCCAGCAGAGCATTCATATTGCAAAGCAAAAAACACATAAACCATCCCGTAATCATTGGCATAGGGAAAAACTCTGGTGCTCATTTCGGCTGAGTTACACTACCACTGTTGTGCATCTTCACTCTTCACATCGTTCATCGTCACGTCTTTTTCTCCCTCGATATAATTGGGGTTAGCCTCAAGCCTGAAGCCATACTGTCACTGCAACGGGCACAATGATCAGGGTGAAATTTCTCTTTCCGGGCTTCATTGCCTTCTCTCTGTTATCGACATCAGTTTTCGCCAGATCTGATAATGGCTGTCCCGAAGACCCGTATGCCAGTCCAAGCACAGATATGTATGTCTCCTAGCACCATTACATTCTGAAATCTCATAGAGCTGTCATGCTAATACCATATTTTGTATACAGGTGCAATCCTATGCGGTATATTCCCAACAAGGGTATTAATATAGCTGCTGCTATACTCTACTTCCTCGTTGCTGCTATTCTTACTTTTCGTTCGTATTCCTGCATATTTTAACAATTGTTCAAACTGATCATAATAATCGTCAGATGCTTTTCGCCAAAAAGCTAATTACTTCCTTGCCCTTGTTATTGGAGCATGGTGTGAAGGCATTGGCATGGCGCTTCGTATTGCATTTCGGACAAACCCACATAGCTCTGGTGAGCTCAGACATAATTGTGCCGATGGTAGTTATATGTCTAACAGTCAATATAGGGCTATACATCGTCTGCTATCTCTTTGTCGTCCTCTCTCCCTGCGCCTTCCTTGCTGGTGACTACATTCTTCTCGGACGTCTAGTTCAATATCTGGACGCGCATCATTATCTTCGTCCCCTTCGAGCTCAGTTAGTTTCTTGGATTTTCATTATTTCCGATGGTAAGCAGTTGTGCGCTGGGATTGCTCGTTGCTAAAGGAAACACACCATATAGTGACAACCTTCCTCATCCAAGCAGCTGGTGGCGGACTGTCAACCGCATCGGACGTCCAAACCGCCCAGACCGGAGGTCACATCTTCCTCGCCGGTATTGCCGCACAGTTGGTCAGTTTTATGTTTTTCACCATTGCATGTTTAATTTTCGGTATCAGAGCGTGAGTATTCTTGCGACATATAGTGAGAACTTCATAATGATTAACCGCTCTTTAGCTGGAGAGAAGACAAAGAGTTATGGCAACGCCCGGGATGGAAGCCCCTTTTTTTTGCGCTCGGTTTCACCTGTATCTGCTTTCTCATTAGAAGCGTATATCGAACTGTTGAGCTCAGTCAAGGGTAGGTGCCAATCTAGAATCTAGTGCCCCCCTGGCGGAAACTAACTGCGTCCTAACCTCATAGATATGTCGGCTATCTGGCTATTCACGAGCGATACTTCCTTGGTCTCGATTGCCTTCCCCTTTTGCTAGGTATCGCTACATATGTCTTCTTTTGGCCAGGGAGATACCTCCACTTCGCTCCTAAACCTAAGAAGTCGAAAAAGTCAAAGAAGTCGAAGAAGGGGGTTGCGGAGGATGTAGAGGAGAGGTGGCCCATGCACGACATGAATGGCGAGGGATTGGGAGATATGGCCAAACTTGAGGAGAATTATCAAATGAGATAAGTATGATATCCATGCGAAACAGTGTAGATCTTTGTAGCGCGGCAGTATTTGGGACATTATTCCGTACCATTGAGGGCAAGAGGAGAACATATGTATGCCTTATACAAGATAATTCAATCAGTCTTAGCAATCTAGAGCAATTAACGAAGATTTGCCCGACTCCGGCAAGATGCAAGGAGAAAAAACCGCTATAACTTCATTCCATTCTTTACAAATTGTGTACTGTATCGAGCCTTTGAGGCATCATTATTATAGAATCAACACAAGCCCCCCGATAGTCCGAGGAGGCCATAGCGTCTTTAGAGGGGGCTGCGGTCGCAAGCTGTATACAGGACGTTGGGTGGACTAGTCGGAGTAATTTCACTACCTTCGGTCATTTGTAAACAGCCTTTGTTCCTCATGCATTTACGTGTTAAAAGTTATTAAGTCTTAATAGGTAAGCCTTCTATCAATCGGTGCTTCAGGATTATCTCTGTCCTCTATAGTGTGCATTTTGCATCTTTAAATAGCCCAGTTTCATCAATAATAGTGGCAAAGTTAGCGTCCAACTCAGATCTGATCCCTTTTCTGCAAGGTCCGAAAAGGAACAACAACAAGCGTTCTTCCAGTTATTACAAACGGAGGATTACAATAGtcgaaaaaaaaaactaGGACCTTCGTTCC
This DNA window, taken from Cryptococcus gattii WM276 chromosome C, complete sequence, encodes the following:
- a CDS encoding Importin-alpha export receptor, putative (Similar to TIGR gene model, INSD accession AAW42163.1), producing MQATPETLSHLTNYLSSTVSPDAHTRRSAEESLRQAEGQQGFLLLVLELVKADSVDMVVRQAGGVYFKNTVKRLWSGDEETQINSADKTAIKSQLVPMMIALGTPQTSRLQSQIGEGLSHIAALDFPSEWEGLCDELVNSLTPDNFVINNGVLATAHSIFKRWRSQFRTNELYSEINFVLSRFCEPYYHLFQHVDQLLQTPPASLPTNSSIQLLGQTLLLLIQLFHDLSSQDLPPFFEDHMTEFMGGDQPGWLRKYLDWEVEELKGDDDDEAPGPLQKIRSSICEIAELYAQKYSDVFTQLGSFVDGVWNMLTRVGTSTREDVLVSRALRFLSVVVKMGNHRAMFAAPETLNAFCEKIILPNMAIREHEEEMFEDDPMEYIRRDLEPSTESDTRRQAATDFTRALMELFEKEVTGIVKGYISVFLQEYSKNPVGNWKSKDTAIYLLTSIASRGSTQQLGVTSTNVLVDVVDFFGQNVFSDLQAAPGSVHPILTVDAIKFLYTFRNQLTKDQLVSVLPLLVQHLASDNYVISSYAAITIERILFIKVERQTLFTQADIRPFAENILMALFANIEKGGTPEKIAENDYLMKCVMRVIITARTSLTPSHEGILTRLVNIMGEISKNPSNPKFNQYCFESVSALIRFVCEGTPTALSTFENALFGPAQHILTNDVAEFIPYIFQILAQLLELHSPSELPPAYQALTGPLLSAALWEQRGNIPALVRIWKALLLRGAPSIVAAGQVQGLLGIFQRLAGSKVNDVWAFELVQALYEFVPIEVMRPFSQTVFVLLLNRLQGKPSTQFNHCFVYFFAFLANLDRVGPDFLVGVLDGIQTGLFGNLLTGVILSNTQKITARNRKLVEVGLTKTLSRSDSLLAEPNRQFWPPIFLALLDMFTLPQDITYSNPEGSGDITELDPEEAGFQSSFSKLGASEKTVRDPTAGVEDSKMFAAKELAKRSNEKPGMLGALIEAAQKEEQVTVTNFVQFMATNG
- a CDS encoding Integral to membrane protein, putative (Similar to TIGR gene model, INSD accession AAW42168.1~Duplicated and diverged from downstream gene CGB_C3190W); the encoded protein is MIRVKFLFPGFIAFSLLSTSVFARSDNGCPEDPYASPSTDMCNPMRYIPNKGINIAAAILYFLVAAILTFHAFRQKANYFLALVIGAWCEGIGMALRIAFRTNPHSSGLYIVCYLFVVLSPCAFLAGDYILLGRLVQYLDAHHYLRPLRAQLVSWIFIISDVTTFLIQAAGGGLSTASDVQTAQTGGHIFLAGIAAQLVSFMFFTIACLIFGIRAWREDKELWQRPGWKPLFFALGFTCICFLIRSVYRTVELSQGYVGYLAIHERYFLGLDCLPLLLGIATYVFFWPGRYLHFAPKPKKSKKSKKSKKGVAEDVEERWPMHDMNGEGLGDMAKLEENYQMR